The genomic region TCATGGCCATTCACGAGAAGCCAACGAAGCCTTCTACTTGTTTCGCACCTTGTTCCTTTATGGACAGTTTATCCTTAGACAGGCTTGGACTGACCATAACAACCACACCCACGAAGAGTCGGTAAGCAAGGCACGAGAGCAAGCCCAAGCCGTTCTCCAATTCCTGAGCAAAGAATTTGAGACCTTTCCAGACGTATATCGCTCGGTCTTGCATCAGGAAACAGCCTTCCAACAGAGCAGAAAAAAAACCGGAATCGCAGAATCACCAACCGATGTCTCATTGGTCTATGGCAAATGGCTGTACCTAAATCCTGACGAACTTGAGGCTTTAGAGGCACTAAAAGGCGTTGTTAACCGCAATACCGTCGCCGAGGACAAAGACAAAAATGAATTTACCGAACACCAAGCACCAGCTAAAGAAGAAACAGAGGTGCTTAAGGTTGATACCCGCGAACAAGAAAACTATACCCTAACCCATAACTTCGAGAAAATAGAGACCTTAGACGAGTTTTCGGGGCGTTGGCGCAACTTTGACGGAAGTGACGACATGGAGGAACACAGCGAAGCCTTGCGCGACCTTGATCTAAGGCACTTGGTGCGGGTAGATAACCCCGTTCATTCTATTTATAAATCGGAATTTGTGAACTCGCTTGGACTAATCGAAATCCATTCCCCAGAGCAACAGGCGTTCTATCTACAATATGATGAATGGGATCGGAATAAAAAACAGTACAAAGCCGGTTTTTGCAAGGTTTATCCAGCATTTATTAAAGAAAAAAAACCACACTATACGCAAAAAATCATCCGTGAAAACCAAGGCCATATCCGCCAAATGCTCAAACATGCCGAGCGGTTCTTGACGGATTATCACGTAAAAAAAAGGTTAATATGGGGCGACGAACCAGACTTAGACGCCACCGTAGAAGCCTTTGTGGATCGGTGGTGCGGCATCGCACCCAACGAAAATCTCTATGTCGCGAAGCGGAAACGAACCAAAGAAATCGCCATTTTGGTGCTGACCGATGTGAGCCTGAGTACAGACGGATACAGCAACAACAAACGGATTCTAGATACCGAAAAAGAAGCATTGGTGATGGTTTCGGAAGTCTGGCGACAATTAGGCGTGCGTTTTCAGTTAGATACATTCTCCAGCCGTACACACAACCACTGCTATTATCATACCGCAAAAGCATTCCATCAGTCATGGGAAGACAGCCGAGACCATATCGGAGCCATCGAAAGCAGTGGATACACCCGCATTGGCCCCGCCATTCGACATGCCACCTATCTACTGGAACAAGTGCGGGCAGATACCAAATGGCTCTTGCTCTTGACCGACGGAAAACCCAACGATTACGACACCTATGAGGGACAGTATGGGATCTTCGACACACAAAAAGCCATCAACGAAGCACGAGAAA from Rhodothermia bacterium harbors:
- a CDS encoding VWA domain-containing protein, with the translated sequence MEWDQFIFKKIHQLVTFVRSEKPDPERMARAVTLEEMAPRLTSLARLLCGKAITLHPSEDVGGFKGTSFFLPRQYDHGHSREANEAFYLFRTLFLYGQFILRQAWTDHNNHTHEESVSKAREQAQAVLQFLSKEFETFPDVYRSVLHQETAFQQSRKKTGIAESPTDVSLVYGKWLYLNPDELEALEALKGVVNRNTVAEDKDKNEFTEHQAPAKEETEVLKVDTREQENYTLTHNFEKIETLDEFSGRWRNFDGSDDMEEHSEALRDLDLRHLVRVDNPVHSIYKSEFVNSLGLIEIHSPEQQAFYLQYDEWDRNKKQYKAGFCKVYPAFIKEKKPHYTQKIIRENQGHIRQMLKHAERFLTDYHVKKRLIWGDEPDLDATVEAFVDRWCGIAPNENLYVAKRKRTKEIAILVLTDVSLSTDGYSNNKRILDTEKEALVMVSEVWRQLGVRFQLDTFSSRTHNHCYYHTAKAFHQSWEDSRDHIGAIESSGYTRIGPAIRHATYLLEQVRADTKWLLLLTDGKPNDYDTYEGQYGIFDTQKAINEAREKQMHASAIAIDETAKFYLPQIFGRGGYQILRHANQLPDALLNCYLNIL